The Flammeovirga pectinis genomic interval AAGATTCTGAACTTTCCATTCCTTCAATTAAAATAGATAGCTTTTCTGATGATGTGATTGGATTAGGATAGGTACTAATTTTTAAATTTGATGAATTGTTTTTAACCTGTAAAGGACCAAAAATTTCTACAGCTCCATCTAAATCTATTTGATATAAACGGTAGTATATCTCGTTTAAATTGCCAATATTATCGTTCACTTGGTAAGCAACTGATACATCCGAATTTCCTTGTGCATTAACACGTTCAATGGTTTCCCAGTTTCTTTTATCTGTAGATCGTTGCACATCAAAGTATGCACTGTTAATTTCAGAAGCTGTAGTCCAATTTATTGCTACTACTTCTTCTACTTTAGTTACATTAAATGCAGATAATTCTACAGGTAAACTGAATGATGGGAAATAGGCAAGGAAATCATCATCTGTTGGAGAAACATAGATGTAATCATCTTCTCCAAAAATATTAATTGAAGTTATTGTTCCTCCTGCCCTAACTACATCATGATCTGAAGCAGCTCCAGCAATATCGATATCACCTCCAACTTTTATCCTAGAACTAGGTTGATTTTGAGCTGCGCCCGCAATTTCAATACTGCCATAGACATATATATAACCATGATTTGAAAAACTACCTCCTACTTTCAAATTACCTTTGACGACTAAGGTTTCACCATTTTTTACAGTCAAATTACCGGTAGTTTCATAAGTATAAGTATCCTCTAAATCAATAATTAAAACTCCAGTACCACTCTTTACAGATAAAGAAGATACAGAAACATCATTAGATATTGAATATGTACACCCTTCCGTCCAGTTTCCGTTTGGAACACCGCTACATTGAGCAAAAATATTTGATGTACATAATAATCCAAGTACAGTAATAGATACAATAGTTCGTAATAAGT includes:
- a CDS encoding T9SS type A sorting domain-containing protein — its product is MKLYLLRTIVSITVLGLLCTSNIFAQCSGVPNGNWTEGCTYSISNDVSVSSLSVKSGTGVLIIDLEDTYTYETTGNLTVKNGETLVVKGNLKVGGSFSNHGYIYVYGSIEIAGAAQNQPSSRIKVGGDIDIAGAASDHDVVRAGGTITSINIFGEDDYIYVSPTDDDFLAYFPSFSLPVELSAFNVTKVEEVVAINWTTASEINSAYFDVQRSTDKRNWETIERVNAQGNSDVSVAYQVNDNIGNLNEIYYRLYQIDLDGAVEIFGPLQVKNNSSNLKISTYPNPITSSEKLSILIEGMESSESCSIIIYDTKGKLVLATEHEVEIGSSIKTIDTSMLTQGLHFVKISIGKENEAFKLLVSK